The sequence tcttagCTGCTCTGGAAAAAAGAGCAAGCTGTTGTGAAATCTGTCACGTCTtcccatattttataaataaccaAACAATTCACAGAAAACATacagaaaggcagaaaaataactTCCTAGGGGCTGATTATTATTTAGAGTAGAACAAGAGAATGTGCTATTTACTGATTTGCCTGTTGAGCAGATGGCCAGGGAGGAAGCAAGAGAAGGTAAAGAAAGTAACTATAAATGTTGGAGGGGAGCATCTTAATATCTCTCAGAGATACTCCGTGTAAAAGTTTCTCCGGCCTAAGGCattctttgctttgctttttgccCCGCCTTAAGAGAAGTGTCTCCTCTTAGTAACAAGTCTAATTATAATGGACAATAAATGATAATTTACAGGTGACCAAGGACCAAGAAGCCTCTCCAAGTCTTCATTAAAACAACAGTACAACCTCAGGAGGTGTGCTATTATTAAGACAATTGCCTGCCACCATCAGTGTGCACAGGTAACTTTTTAAGTCCTttcactgaatatttatttttattacaggaACATTTCAAGGTACACACAAATATAAAGACTAGTATAACAAACCCTCTTGTATCCATCACCCAGTTTCAACAACTCTTTTTGCCAATcgtgttttaaaaatcttttttttttcttttggtaggaAAACTTTAAATCAAAGATGATAACATTTTACTAGTAAACACTGAAAATTTTTACAATAATTTGACTGATGCAAAATGGACCTGAAGGACAAaacaaagaaggaagggagaaaaatccTCCCGTGGTGGAAGAGATTGTCACAAAGGCTAGCTGTTTTAGCTCTATGGGGAGGTGAGAGCCCAACGTGAGATTCTCCGCAGACCGGTGCAGGCGAGGGGCTTGAGGGAAATACGGGAAGGAATGCGCAGACCCACGGGTAGGTCAGTAAGTCCTCTTTAGTAGTCCACTCAGGCATGCGCAATCCAGACCTCAGAGTTACTAAGGCCCCCAAGGCAGAGAGAAGCGCAAGATACGGTAACAACCAATCAGAGGGCCCAAGGGCTAATCAGTTAGCCAATCGAGACTCGAGATTGAATCGGAGCTTCAGCATTCTGCTCGCCCCACCAGTATCCAATCAGGGAACTGGCTACTTTGGGCGGACTTTtcaaaacagtgaaaacaaaacaaatcggGGACCTTTAAAAGGTGCGATGAGGCCGGAACCTATCTCCTTCCGTCCCTCGCTCCAAAcactccctctctttcctttttgggATCAGTCGACGAATAAAGTCGGTGCCCAGATTCCATCTTGCGCCCTGGAACCGAGAGGGAGGATTGGTTCGGTAAAGCCATAGCGAGTCGAGAAAGCCACAAAGCTGACTGGAGACAGACGCTTAGGGGCGGGACTCTTTTTCCAAGTCTGCTGCGGCAGCGGCGGATCCCTCCGCGGGGAGTCACGTGCCCCACCCCCTTGGGGGCGTCGGaaactcaaaacaaaaacaaggggtTTGCTTCGGCATCCGCAGCAGCGACGGTGGTGGCGGTGGACCCCGCAGTCGGCCTGGGCTAGAGGGGCCGGTGCAGCGCCCCAGGAGGAGGGTGGGCGCGCGGGCAGCAGGATGAAGCCGGGGCTGTGAGGCCACAAGCGCCGGTGGCAGGGGGTGGGAAGGGTCGGATGCCGGTCCGGGGGGACCGCTGAGGCGGCAGGTCTCTGACCTCGGAGACTGGTCCGGACGCTCCCGCCGCACCCAGTCCCCTCCGACCGTGACGCCGCGGGCCGGTGGAGGCGCGGCTCCAGCACGGTGAGTGGGCCCAGCCGGGATTGCAGAGTTTCTTTGTTCTTGGTCGGAGCTGCGGGGACTGATGTCAGAGTGGCCACCCCTCAGCCTGGGGAGCAGTTCCCGTCCTGCCCCTCAGCCCTGGGGCAGTGGGCACCCGGGGGCGGAGAGATGCTGATGGGATGCGTGCAGTGTCAAGGAAGCTGGAAGCAGTTCTTTggtgcgccccccccccccccattttgtCACAGGGGGCTCGTTGGGATGGATTTTGGATTGACAGCTCCTCGTCTCCGCACAATTGCGGAATCGGGCATGGACGGGTGTTGTCTGGGCACGGGACGGGCTGGATTTTCTGCCCTCCCCCGGACCCCGATCGGCTGAGCCGCGCCGCCAGCGCTTTGTGGAACCGAGGTCTCCGGCACTCCGGTTTTGTTCCGAGGAGGCGCAGTCGATGCGCATGGGGAAGGCTTAGGGGCTGGACTCCTGCGAGAGGGGCTTCTGGAGCCGGGCTCcgcgggaggggcggggctcgggaGTCTCCTCCCTCCGGTTCTTTGTTCAGTCGCGAGACTTTCTTTCCCCATCCCCCCGCATTGTGCAAAGCCCCTACCCCAGGGATCCGCTGCTCTCGGAGCCCCGGGTGCGGTCCACTGGGCAGAAGCCCCTGGCCCCACGACTTCAGGTGGGGCGGGCCGTTCGGACACCGCAGCCCCGGGTACAGTTTCCTGCTTGTGAAACGGCCGGGAGGCCAGGGCTGGCCGGCCTGACCCTGCGCTGGCCGGCGGACGTGCCCACGGCCCCTCCCCCTTGCACACCTCCCTGGCCGCGGGGGAGGATTCCGCCGGGTTCGGCTGGACGTGACTGGTCCCCTCACCCGCTTCTCGCCGGGGTGTGCTGGTGCGCCCCTCGCTGGAGGTATTAACCCCTGCTCTTTTGTGCTCTCCTTCGCTCACCCCGGCCACCCCCAGGATAcactgaactgtgtgtgtgtggtgtctttGCTGCAGATGAAGGATTTGGGAGCAGAGTACTTGGCCGGTCGCGAAGGTGTCCAGCTCTTCGGATTGTTGAACCTCTACCTAGAGCAGGAACAGAGATTCCAACCTCGAGAAAAAGGGCTGAGCTTGATCGAGGCTACCCCAGAGGTAAGTTCCCAGGAAAGATATCTTGCGGCAGCCGCTGACGGGGCTTGGGGAGGtgactttaaaaatacatgtgtgtgtgtatatatatacacacagagacacatatttatttttttattttagttgagTCTGGATTAAAGGCTGCAAAGTTTCTTAAGACCAAAATCGATCTTCCTAGAATATTAAGATAAATCTTAATACCGGGTCATTGGTTTTGTTTCTTAGCAAGAACGAGAGCGATACTAATTCTAGGGAAGTGTGTCTTCAGAAGTGACACCCCGAGTCTCCGGCTTCTGAGTGGGAGAGTCCCTGGAAATTGAGGTCATTTGTGGAAATACCCTCTGCCTATGCAATACTTCTATATTGTAGACTCctatgtggtttttctttttttaataaaaggaaacaagGAACCTTCTATGTGTCCATTACAAGGGAATTGGATTCTGTTTGATGTAACCCTCTGGAAGTGTGGCTTCCAGAAGTATATTGAGTTGCTGAATGTCTGATGATGTATATATGTTTTTTGTGTGATTTGCCCAATTAtgtgatgtatatttttaaaaattggtgatGTATACACATTTTCTATCTGAAAAACTGCAGCACTTTGATTCAATGATGGCACTCTGCCCCCCATATTCTTGAAGATTAAGTGAAACAATTACCTTCTTTGAATCTGTGTGTATTACCCATTTTAGTTCTAAGACAGGCATAAACTTTGGCTCTTGGTTTTTATTGCAGACGGATAACACTTTGTGTCCAAGATTGAGAAATGCCAAAGTCGAAGATTTGAGGAGTTTGACCAACTTTTTTGGATCTTGCACTGAAACTTTTGTCTTGGCTGTCAATATTTTGGACAGATTCTTGGCTCTTATGAAGGTATTTAATCATTTTTGTAAACacaacttcattttttaataccCGGTGCCCAGCACAATACCTAGCATAAAGGATTCTGTAACTATTTGGTAAATGAATGTATTTGTTATTATACATAAGCATTTTTAATGATCAGAGTTGTGATCTTTAGTTCCGATTAAGAGACTACAAAAGTCAGTGTATTGTTGTAGCTTAGGTTTTGATGTATCTCCTACATAACTTTTCTTTGAAGATGTGACACAATGAAAACTACTTTTTTTTGGGTGTTTTGTATCTACACAGCTCTCAAAATAaggttttcatattttcatttcccaGTATGTTTCTGTTAAGCCTAGGTATTTTTAAACACCTGAAACATGCCAAATAGCCGTATAGCAGTATGTTAAAGGTGACCTAGTGCCTTCCCTATGAGAAACCTTTTCAAAGCAGGGAGCCACAGTCTTATTAACAGTTACCAGCGACTCATAAGATTTCACTTATttgtggagtctaaaatatgacataaatgaacctgtctatgaaacagaaacagaactaAGGACAAAGAGAATAGACTGGGGGGTGccagaggggcaggggagggttggattgggagtttggaattcgCAGGTGCAAACTGGTGTCTACAAAATGGATGAATGACAAGgccctgctgtgtagcacagggaactctatatcCTGTGATGAACCAGAAtgggaaataatatgaaaaagaatgtatatttgtatatatgtgtgtatactgaCGGAGTTACTTGGCTGAGTAACAGtaatatatataacattgtaattcaactatacttcacttaaaaataaatctgaaaaaacaTCGATCAGTAACTGTTAGAAAAATGTTATTCTTCTGCCAGTAGGATTCTTGTCAGCTGCTGGGTCAGTTTTCAGGGCACTGAAAAGAAAAGGGCAGCCATCTGTCCATGGCAGCTTTTACATCTGCTCCACTCTGCACATCAGATGCAGTAGCTCTCTTGGGGGCAAATTTGCATTGAGGCATAGGATGATTCTTAAATAGATaagaagataaaaagatgaaTATGTTACTTTTATATTCAAAGAAGTATATTTTCTTGGTGTTAGGCttaatttattttgggggagatTGTACTATTATGAGTTTTGTAAGTTAGAAATACGGTGTATTTAGAAACCTAGCTTTTgaatttgcattaattttttttttttttagccgcGTTTAAATTAAATGCTCaaaatgttttttctgttttttaaagggAGGTTAAGACAGCTTAAAATGTAAAAACGGTTAAGTTTAATTTTATGTAAGGGTAAATACAAGGAAGCAGTTTGATCATGTTCTATCTTAAGAGTAGGGGCTCATTACAGTATTTTAAGTGTCCGCTTTGCGAAGTTAAAGTGACAATTGTTGGAAGAAACCTTTTGTTCCTTGTTTTTCAGGTGAAACCTAAGCATTTATCTTGCATTGGAGTCTGTTGTTTTTTGCTGGCTGCTAGAATAGTTGAAGAAGAATGCAATATTCCATCTACTCATGACGTGATCCGGATTAGCCAATGTAAATGTACTGCTTCTGACATAAAGCggatggaaaaaataatttcagaaaaattgCACTATGAATTCGAAGCTACTACTGCCTTAAACTTTTTGCACTTATACCACACTATCGTACTTTGTCATACTTCAGAAAGGTCAGTgggattaaaaatgaaaattttgtacTTTAGCTTTGCTGTAAGTAAAGAATTAGAATGCCAGTGAATATTTTTATACCTTCcagtttaataaacattttatcctttctttttcattgtatAGGAAAGAAATACTGAGCCTTGATAAATTAGAAGCTCAGCTGAAAGCTTGCTGCTGCCGACTtactttttcaaaagcaaaagtaaGTCAGTTTCTTACTTACATATATCTTAGtttctattttgaattaaaaaatatttatttttcttacttttttttcttgtagccATCCATACTAGCTTTGTGCCTTCTCAATTTGGAAGTAGAAACTTTGAAATCCATTGAATTGTTGGAAATTCTCCTGCTTGTTAAAAAACATTCCAAGGTAAATTAAATATCTTCAGAACTTGTTCTTTAGAGCAGCTTTCTTCctggtgttttattttttctgtggtGACTTAATCATTATTAACACTTTATGGGGCTCttaacttttattcattttttctttgtatcttaAGTGTTGATGTTCTTCTCCAAATGCAGCTTCAACTCAGACAGTGTTAAGCTGGAGCGGAATCTGATTACTTAGCCTAGCCGCTTTCTGTATTCAGACATCCCTTCCCTAGTCTTCT comes from Bubalus kerabau isolate K-KA32 ecotype Philippines breed swamp buffalo chromosome 7, PCC_UOA_SB_1v2, whole genome shotgun sequence and encodes:
- the CCNG2 gene encoding cyclin-G2; protein product: MKDLGAEYLAGREGVQLFGLLNLYLEQEQRFQPREKGLSLIEATPETDNTLCPRLRNAKVEDLRSLTNFFGSCTETFVLAVNILDRFLALMKVKPKHLSCIGVCCFLLAARIVEEECNIPSTHDVIRISQCKCTASDIKRMEKIISEKLHYEFEATTALNFLHLYHTIVLCHTSERKEILSLDKLEAQLKACCCRLTFSKAKPSILALCLLNLEVETLKSIELLEILLLVKKHSKVNDSEFVYWRELVSKCLAEYSSPECCKPDLKKLVWIVSRRTAQNLHNSYYSVPELPTIPEGGRFDESESEDSCEDMSCGEESLSSSPHRDQECTFFFSFKVAQTLCFPS